The genomic region TTGGCGCGCGTCATGCGCGAGACGAGGCCGGCGGCATATTGCTCGACCGTCGGGCAGCCGATCGCGCGCGGCACGATGCGTCGTACTTCGCCGGAGCGCTCGACCAGTACCGCGAGGTCGACCGCCAGCGTGAAGCCGTCCGCGCCGCGCTGCGCGGCGGAGCAGCGCCCGGCCGCCACCTCGTCATGCACGAAGCGCGACAGTTCGGGCTGCTGCATCACCTCGCGCCGGATCAGCGGCAGATCGGCGAGCTTGCTCCACTCCGCCGGCGGATCGGGGGCGGGCGCATCCGCGGGCGCCGTCTGCGCCAGCAGCAGGGCGGCGAGCGCGATCACCGCCCGGTCGATCCGAAGCCGCCCGCGCCGCGCGCGGTGTCGTCCAGCGCCGCCACCTCGACCAGCGCCGCGCGCAGCACCGGGGCGGGGACGAGCTGGGCGATGCGCTGGCCGCGCGTCACCTCGAATGGCGCGTCGCCGAGATTGGCGAGGATCACCTTCACCTCGCCGCGATAGTCGCTGTCGATCGTGCCGGGGGTGTTGAGGCAGGTCACGCCATGGTTGAGCGCCAGCCCGGAGCGCGGGCGCACCTGCACCTCATAGCCTTCGGGAATGGCGATGGCGAAGCCGGTCGCGACCGCGTGGCGCGCGCCGGGCGCGAGCGTCACGTCCTCCGCCGCCACCACGTCCATCCCCGCCGCGCCCGCGGTGGCATAGCCGGGGAGGGGGAGGCCGTCGCCATGCGGCAGGCGTTTCACCTGGATCGGGATCGAGTTGCTCATCGGCGCTCATATAGTCGAACGCGGGCCGGTCGCCATCTCCTGAATGTCTTCAGGCCAGCGCCTCGGCGATCCGCTCGGCCAGCCGCGCCGCCACCGCTTCCTTGGGCAGCCGCTCCCAATCCTCCACCCCGTCGACGGTGACGATATGGATGGTGTTGGCGTCGCCGCCCATCACGTCGCCGGACACGTCGTTGGCGACGATCCAGTCGGCGCCCTTGCGCGCGCGCTTGGCGGCTGCATGGTCGAGCACTTTCTCGGTCTCCGCCGCGAACCCGATGACGAGGCGCGGGCGGCGCGTGCCGTGCGCCAGCGTGGCGAGGATATCGGGATTTTCGGCGAGGCGCAGCGTCGGGGTGCCGCCGCCAGCCTTCTTGATCTTCTGCGCGGCGGCGTCCTCCGCGCGCCAGTCGGCGACCGCCGCGACCATCACCGCCGCATCGGCCGGCAGCGAATGCTCGACCGCCGCCGCCATCTCGCGCGCCGTCTCGACATCGATCCGCTCGACGCCGTGCGGCGTCGGCAGCGCGACCGGGCCGGCGACGAGCGTCACCCGCGCGCCGAGCCGGGCCAGCGCCCCGGCGATCGCGAAACCCTGCTTCCCCGAGCTGCGGTTGGCGATGTAGCGCACCGGGTCGATCGGCTCATGCGTCGGGCCGGCGGTGACCAGCACATGCCGGCCGGCGAGCGGCGTGACATGCGGCGTAAGCAGCGCCTCGATCGCCGCGACGATCGCGGCCGGCTCGGGCAGGCGGCCGGGGCCGTATTCGCCGCAGGCCATCGCGCCCTCGTCCGGCGTCATCACCGTCACGCCGTCGGCGCGGAGCTGATCGATGTTGCGGCGGGTGGCGGCGTGCCGCCACATGCGCACGTTCATCGCCGGCGCGGCCAGCACCGGCTTGTCGGTGGCGAGCAGCAGGGTGGTGGCGAGATCGTCCGCGATTCCCCCCGCCATCCGCGCGAGCAGGTCGGCGGTAGCCGGCGCGACGACGACGAGATCGGCCTCGCGGCTGAGCTGGATATGCCCCATCTCCGCCTCGTCCTTGAGATCCCAGAGGGTGGTGTAGACCTTGTCCTCGGACAGCGCGGCGAGCGTCATCGGCATGACGAAATGGCTGCCGCCCTCGGTCAGCACGCAGCGCACCTCGTGCCCCGCCTTGCGTAGCAGGCGCACCAGCTCGCACGCCTTGTAGGCCGCGATGCCGCCGCCGACGATCAACAGGATGCGCTTCATCGCAATACCCTTGTCACGGTGATGCGCCGCGTGTCGAGGGCGGCGGCGATCAGGTCGCGCAGCCCGCAAGGCACGAACACCAGCCCGACGAGCATCAGCGGGGCGGGCAGCATCACCCAATAGAAAGTGTCCGCCCGGCAGAAGATGCCGATCAGCGTGGCATAGCCGGTGAGCGTGACGAGCACGCGCAGCGCGGTCGGATCGCGCCAGGAGGCCCAGCCGTAGAGGCCCATCGTCACCAGCAGCGCGGCGATCGCGCCCGGCACGGCGACGAGCACGGTGGCCGACGCGAGCGACTTCACGAAGAAACCGTAGCCCAGCATCCCCATCCAGCCGGGCGAGGGCGTGTCGAGCGGACGGACCACCATCGCGACCGCATGGGCGTGGAAGGCGACGACCACCGCCAGCACCGTCGCGGCGATGAACCAGCCCAGCGCCTCGCGCCGGTCACCCTCGACCAGCGCGAGCAGGAACATCAGCCCCAGATACAGCCCCGCCGTCTCGCGGATCAGCGTGGCCGCCAGCCCGATCGAAACCGATTCGATCCAGCGTCCCGGCCGCCATATGGCGAGGCTGAGCGCGATGAGCAGGCCCGCCCATATCTCGTGGAAAACCAGCAGCATCGGCTGCACACAGGCGACCAGCCCGCCCGCCAGCAGCAGCAGCGCCATCGCGGTGGGAAGCGGGCCGGTGAAGACCGTGCGCAATCGCACCATCCACGCCAGCACCACCGCCGCGACCAGCGCGTAGAGCAGGAGCGGAGAGAGCCATTGCGGCAGCCAAGCCTGTATCACCGCCAGCGCCGGCAGGCGGAAGGTGATGAACGGGCGCAGCGGATAATGGCCGCGCCGCAACTCGGTCGCGGTCGCGGTATAATAATTGTCGCCGTAGCGGATGTCGGAGACGATATTCTCGTAGAGCATCCGGTCGGTCATGCCGCCCGCCGCGCCGGATTCGCCGGCGGCATCCGACGCCAGCCTAGGCCCCGGCGCATCGATCACGCTATAGCAGGCGAGCAGCAGCAGGAGCGCTGCGAGCGCCAGCACGATCCGCGCGGCGCGGTTCGACAGCCCGGCGAACCGGGTCGGTGCCGCCAGCCGGATTCCCGCCGCCGCCATGATCTAGAGCCAGAGTGCGGCCAGCGCCGCCCCGGCGCCGGCCAGCGCGGCGACCAGCGCCACCGCCGCATAGCGCCAGCCGCCGCCGATCCGCACCACCTCGATCTGGCGCAGCGGCGGGGCGGGGGGCGCGCCGCCGGGGGCGGGAAAACGCTCCTCGATGCGGCGCACGAGTTCCGGCAGACGGGCGAGGGTGCGGAAATCGGCGATCAGCCGGTCGGCCACCGCCGCTTCCGGGCCGAGCTCGGTCCTGATCCATTCCTCCACCACCGGGCCGGCGGTGTCCCACATGTTGATGTCGGGATCGAGGCTGGTCGCCACGCCCTCCACCATCACCATCGTCTTTTGCAGCAGCAGCAGGTGCGGCTGCGTCGCCATGTCGAAGTCGCGGGTGATCGAGAACAGGCCGTCGAGCATCATGCCGATCGACATCTCCTTCACCGGCAGCCCGCGCATCGGCTCGCCCACCGCGCGCAGGGCGGTGGCGAACTCGGCGACATTGTGATGCGGCGGGACGTAGCCGGCCTCGAAATGGATTTCCGCGACGCGGCGGTAATTGCCGGTGATGAGGCCGTAGAGGATTTCCGCCAGCCATATCCGCGCGCGGCGGTCGATCCGGCCCATGATGCCGAAGTCGATCGCCACGATGCGGTTGCCGGGGACGGCGAACAGATTCCCCTGGTGCATGTCCGCGTGGAAGAAGCCCTCCGCGATCGCCTGCCGCAGGAAGGCGTGGACCAATGTGCGGGCCAGCGCCGGCAGGTCATAGCCCTGCGCGACCAGCGCGGCGCGGTCGGAGAGCTTGATGCCGTCGATCCACTCGATCGTCAGCACCTTGCCGGTGGTGCGCTGCCAGTCGACCTTCGGGACGATATAGCCCGGCTCCGCCGTCATCCCCTCGGCCAACTCGGAGGCGGAGGCCGCCTCGCGCCGCAGGTCAAGCTCGCGCGCCGTCCAGCGCTTGAACGTCTCGATGACGAGGCGCGGCTGGAGCCGGGCGATCTCGCCGCCCATCGGCTCGGCCTGCGCGGCCGCCCATTCATAGGTCTCGATCGCGCGGGCGAATTCCTCCTCCACGCCGGGCCGCAGCACCTTGACCGCCACCTCGCGTCCGTCGGTCGTCACCGCGCGATGCACCTGCGCGATCGAGGCGGCGCCGACCGGCA from Sphingomonas sp. CL5.1 harbors:
- the dut gene encoding dUTP diphosphatase; this translates as MSNSIPIQVKRLPHGDGLPLPGYATAGAAGMDVVAAEDVTLAPGARHAVATGFAIAIPEGYEVQVRPRSGLALNHGVTCLNTPGTIDSDYRGEVKVILANLGDAPFEVTRGQRIAQLVPAPVLRAALVEVAALDDTARGAGGFGSTGR
- the coaBC gene encoding bifunctional phosphopantothenoylcysteine decarboxylase/phosphopantothenate--cysteine ligase CoaBC, producing the protein MKRILLIVGGGIAAYKACELVRLLRKAGHEVRCVLTEGGSHFVMPMTLAALSEDKVYTTLWDLKDEAEMGHIQLSREADLVVVAPATADLLARMAGGIADDLATTLLLATDKPVLAAPAMNVRMWRHAATRRNIDQLRADGVTVMTPDEGAMACGEYGPGRLPEPAAIVAAIEALLTPHVTPLAGRHVLVTAGPTHEPIDPVRYIANRSSGKQGFAIAGALARLGARVTLVAGPVALPTPHGVERIDVETAREMAAAVEHSLPADAAVMVAAVADWRAEDAAAQKIKKAGGGTPTLRLAENPDILATLAHGTRRPRLVIGFAAETEKVLDHAAAKRARKGADWIVANDVSGDVMGGDANTIHIVTVDGVEDWERLPKEAVAARLAERIAEALA
- the ubiB gene encoding 2-polyprenylphenol 6-hydroxylase, with the translated sequence MTSPIVHSWRLLKWGRILARHGALRGIERDPNTPPRLRRLLRIARFGARTPDVPRYADAFQAIGPAAIKLGQTLATRPDLVGEAAAADLLRLQDALPPVPFAEIRPQLQASFGRPLDHLFARIDEVPVGAASIAQVHRAVTTDGREVAVKVLRPGVEEEFARAIETYEWAAAQAEPMGGEIARLQPRLVIETFKRWTARELDLRREAASASELAEGMTAEPGYIVPKVDWQRTTGKVLTIEWIDGIKLSDRAALVAQGYDLPALARTLVHAFLRQAIAEGFFHADMHQGNLFAVPGNRIVAIDFGIMGRIDRRARIWLAEILYGLITGNYRRVAEIHFEAGYVPPHHNVAEFATALRAVGEPMRGLPVKEMSIGMMLDGLFSITRDFDMATQPHLLLLQKTMVMVEGVATSLDPDINMWDTAGPVVEEWIRTELGPEAAVADRLIADFRTLARLPELVRRIEERFPAPGGAPPAPPLRQIEVVRIGGGWRYAAVALVAALAGAGAALAALWL